One Methanosphaera sp. WGK6 DNA window includes the following coding sequences:
- a CDS encoding AAA family ATPase → MEYLTSEEASKKLKRELETIQIPDYEYHYEKFQEKYSPENLRKLEGADVLNTIFMHDGTSNLCQDMEFNKDYRNAGAIWGGSAFKFSLFKNKDGIWKYGTHPSNVVDLTEDEAIETGLKIRDDLVKACDLIKKTSLDCVEDYENLEKEFELIFEDTTVKAGHAWVHKYFHMIFPDKFTNVHTRDKRVEYLNNFNLSSTNSTYGDDGKLINLAKISNISVRKLNNFFVFKFKSDEIVESQINHSKHSYWLLAPGKKGRKWDLFKENNIIAIGWDKLGDLSNLDKNSIKDIYNEAYNPQTTPWNDIKTIDDFVNNIQVGDIVIVKKGRSTVLGYGEVTSNYTYDESFSSYNHVRHVNWIYFNECDTTGKLSKLLSMKTLTNITGNIDDASGKYLYEVLLDLINEDVFTSELSVPTYTRDDFLDDVIFKEEDYDKIIKLLKRNKNIILQGAPGVGKTFISKRIAYSLIGIKEDSQVEFIQFHQSYSYEDFIQGYKPTEDGFKLRNGVFYNFVKKALNNPDKDYFFIIDEINRGNISKIFGELLMLIEKDKRGSEYSISLTYSDEKFSVPENLYLIGLMNTADRSLAIMDYALRRRFVFYTVKPLFGEDNFRNYLLSTGVDEKLVHHIISVFTSLNRDISQDMDLGEGFEVGHSHFITEDTLNVDDYMDIIDFDIAPQLREYYFDDVDKAEVQIRSLKFEN, encoded by the coding sequence ATGGAATACTTAACTAGTGAAGAAGCATCAAAGAAATTAAAAAGAGAACTTGAAACAATACAGATACCAGATTATGAATATCATTATGAAAAGTTTCAGGAAAAATATTCACCAGAAAACTTAAGAAAACTTGAGGGAGCTGATGTATTAAACACTATATTTATGCATGATGGAACGAGTAATCTTTGTCAGGATATGGAGTTTAATAAAGATTATAGGAATGCTGGTGCTATATGGGGTGGTAGTGCTTTTAAATTTTCACTTTTTAAGAATAAGGATGGAATTTGGAAGTATGGTACTCATCCATCTAATGTTGTAGATTTAACAGAAGATGAAGCTATTGAAACTGGTTTAAAAATAAGGGATGATCTTGTTAAAGCGTGTGATTTAATTAAGAAAACTTCACTAGATTGTGTTGAAGACTATGAGAATTTAGAAAAAGAATTTGAATTAATTTTTGAGGATACAACAGTAAAAGCAGGGCATGCATGGGTTCATAAGTATTTTCACATGATTTTTCCAGATAAGTTTACTAATGTGCATACTAGAGATAAACGAGTTGAATACTTAAATAATTTTAATTTATCTTCAACTAATTCTACTTATGGGGATGATGGTAAATTAATTAATCTTGCAAAAATTAGTAATATTTCAGTACGAAAGTTGAACAATTTCTTTGTTTTTAAATTTAAATCTGATGAAATAGTAGAATCACAAATTAATCATAGTAAACATAGTTACTGGCTTTTAGCTCCTGGTAAAAAGGGTAGGAAATGGGATTTATTTAAAGAAAATAATATAATTGCTATTGGATGGGATAAACTTGGTGATTTAAGTAATTTAGATAAGAATAGTATAAAAGACATTTATAATGAAGCTTATAATCCTCAAACTACTCCATGGAATGATATTAAAACTATTGATGACTTTGTAAATAATATTCAGGTAGGTGATATTGTAATAGTTAAGAAGGGACGATCTACTGTTTTAGGTTATGGTGAAGTAACATCTAATTACACATATGATGAGTCTTTTAGTAGTTATAATCATGTACGTCATGTTAACTGGATTTATTTTAATGAATGTGATACAACTGGTAAATTAAGTAAATTATTATCAATGAAAACATTGACTAATATTACGGGTAATATTGATGATGCTAGTGGTAAATACTTGTATGAGGTTTTATTAGATTTGATTAATGAAGATGTATTTACATCAGAACTATCTGTTCCTACTTATACACGTGATGACTTCTTAGATGATGTTATCTTTAAGGAAGAGGATTATGATAAGATTATTAAACTACTTAAGAGAAATAAGAATATTATCTTGCAGGGTGCTCCGGGTGTTGGTAAGACATTTATCTCAAAACGTATTGCTTATTCATTAATTGGTATAAAAGAGGATAGTCAAGTGGAGTTTATCCAGTTTCATCAAAGTTATTCCTATGAGGATTTTATTCAGGGATATAAGCCAACAGAGGATGGTTTTAAACTAAGAAATGGTGTTTTCTATAATTTTGTTAAGAAAGCTCTAAATAATCCAGATAAGGATTACTTCTTTATTATTGATGAGATTAATCGTGGTAATATTTCCAAGATTTTTGGTGAATTATTAATGCTTATTGAAAAAGATAAGCGTGGAAGTGAGTATAGTATTAGTTTAACTTATAGTGATGAGAAGTTTAGTGTTCCTGAGAATCTATATCTTATTGGTCTTATGAATACTGCTGATAGAAGTCTTGCAATTATGGATTATGCTCTTCGGAGAAGATTTGTATTCTATACTGTAAAACCATTATTTGGTGAAGATAATTTTAGAAATTACCTGTTAAGTACTGGTGTTGATGAAAAACTTGTACATCATATTATATCAGTATTTACTAGCTTAAATAGGGATATTAGTCAGGATATGGATTTAGGTGAGGGCTTTGAGGTTGGTCATAGTCATTTTATAACAGAAGATACACTTAATGTGGATGATTATATGGATATTATTGACTTTGATATTGCTCCACAACTAAGAGAGTACTACTTTGATGATGTTGATAAAGCTGAAGTACAAATTAGAAGTTTAAAATTTGAAAATTAA